One Qiania dongpingensis genomic window carries:
- a CDS encoding stage V sporulation protein AA: MSEVLYLKLNQNTEVHERDVFLGQLGSIWCRDKAIESKCKAIKVINIQADKKERYVLSVMDLIKQMEKLDSRVEINNIGETDCIIDYQPNVKPSPVWDWLKAAAVCIVAFFGAAFAIMTFNNDGDVSNVFGHLYYQVMGVQAGGPTILEFTYSIGLPLGIIVFFNHFSKAALSKDPTPIEVQMRTYETDVNTTLIQNASREESGIDVS, encoded by the coding sequence ATGAGCGAAGTCCTCTATCTGAAACTGAATCAGAACACAGAGGTCCACGAAAGAGATGTATTCTTAGGACAGCTGGGAAGCATCTGGTGCAGGGACAAGGCAATCGAAAGTAAATGCAAGGCCATCAAGGTAATAAACATTCAGGCAGACAAGAAAGAGCGGTATGTTTTGTCCGTAATGGACCTGATCAAACAGATGGAAAAGCTGGACAGCCGGGTAGAAATCAATAATATAGGTGAAACAGACTGCATCATCGATTACCAGCCGAATGTCAAGCCAAGCCCCGTCTGGGACTGGCTGAAGGCGGCGGCAGTATGTATTGTCGCGTTTTTCGGAGCGGCTTTTGCCATCATGACCTTTAATAATGACGGAGATGTTTCCAATGTATTCGGCCATCTCTATTATCAGGTCATGGGAGTACAGGCCGGCGGGCCGACGATATTGGAATTCACCTATTCCATCGGCCTGCCTCTGGGAATCATCGTATTCTTCAATCACTTTTCCAAAGCGGCGCTTTCCAAGGATCCGACTCCCATCGAGGTTCAGATGCGAACTTATGAGACGGATGTAAATACTACCTTGATCCAAAATGCGAGCAGGGAGGAATCAGGCATTGATGTTTCTTAA
- a CDS encoding stage V sporulation protein AB: protein MFLKYLFLGLVGLCAGGVIAAGIFAFIVTIGVVIRLIGKTHTGKHIRLIEDFIVAGGTLGNIVNLYEIAVPGGYPVLLLFGIGAGVFVGCLIMSLAETLNALPVLSRRIHLTTGLQYVILSIAVGKGLGAAVYFILNIH, encoded by the coding sequence ATGTTTCTTAAATATCTGTTTTTAGGCCTGGTGGGCCTATGTGCCGGCGGAGTGATCGCGGCCGGTATCTTCGCCTTTATCGTCACCATAGGCGTAGTGATCCGCCTGATCGGCAAGACGCACACCGGCAAGCATATCCGGCTGATCGAGGACTTTATCGTGGCCGGAGGGACACTGGGCAATATCGTGAATCTTTATGAGATCGCGGTTCCAGGCGGTTATCCGGTCCTTCTGCTGTTCGGCATCGGAGCCGGAGTATTTGTAGGATGCCTGATCATGTCCCTGGCGGAAACGCTCAACGCGCTTCCTGTACTAAGCAGGAGAATCCACCTGACCACAGGACTGCAATATGTGATACTGAGTATCGCGGTCGGAAAAGGGCTTGGAGCTGCCGTCTATTTTATCTTAAATATTCATTGA